A DNA window from Streptomyces sp. 71268 contains the following coding sequences:
- a CDS encoding multidrug effflux MFS transporter — protein MSARRAAFVLGSLEVFGPLSMDLSMPLLPHLARDLDTSDSLAQASMSVCMLGLALGQLVTGPLSDRFGRRRPLLWGVALFTVFSLLCAFAPTIEILLVLRFLQGVAGSAGVVIALAAARDIASGAELARLLSLLGLVGALAPILAPVAGGQLAAFLDWRGLFVVLAGVGVALLVISATLLPETLPPTLRHAGGFAETGRRFGVVLRDRLFVCYLLVGACTGTAFFTYLASISFVLQDGFHLSPQAFGLVFAMNAIVAVFGSLSNRAVVRRAGPARMYVLGTTATAVAALALLGTVLLGLGLGPLLVVLALVLFCYGVISPNSSTLALTGHGERAGTAAALLGMSSFAVGPVVAPLVALGGDPELTMACTMAVATTLACVLVWATVRPRLRRSQEAPATGEHRADDAGAAHGALR, from the coding sequence ATGAGCGCGCGCCGCGCCGCGTTCGTGCTGGGCTCGCTCGAGGTGTTCGGGCCGCTGTCGATGGACCTGTCCATGCCGCTGCTGCCGCACCTCGCCAGGGACCTGGACACCAGCGACAGCCTCGCCCAGGCGTCCATGTCGGTGTGCATGCTCGGGCTGGCGCTCGGGCAGCTCGTGACGGGCCCGCTCAGCGACCGGTTCGGCAGGCGGCGGCCCCTGCTGTGGGGCGTCGCGCTGTTCACGGTGTTCTCGCTGCTGTGCGCGTTCGCGCCGACCATCGAGATCCTGCTCGTCCTGCGGTTCCTGCAGGGCGTCGCCGGGTCGGCCGGCGTCGTCATCGCGCTCGCCGCGGCCCGGGACATCGCCTCCGGCGCCGAGCTGGCGCGGCTGCTCAGCCTGCTCGGCCTGGTCGGGGCGCTGGCCCCGATCCTGGCCCCGGTGGCCGGCGGACAGCTCGCGGCCTTCCTCGACTGGCGGGGCCTGTTCGTGGTGCTGGCCGGCGTGGGCGTGGCCCTGCTGGTCATCTCGGCCACGCTGCTGCCCGAGACCCTGCCGCCCACGCTGCGGCACGCGGGCGGGTTCGCCGAGACGGGCCGCCGCTTCGGCGTGGTCCTGCGCGACCGGCTGTTCGTCTGCTACCTGCTGGTGGGGGCGTGCACCGGTACGGCGTTCTTCACCTACCTGGCGTCCATCAGCTTCGTCCTGCAGGACGGCTTCCACCTCAGCCCGCAGGCGTTCGGCCTGGTCTTCGCGATGAACGCGATCGTCGCGGTGTTCGGGTCGCTGTCCAACCGCGCCGTCGTACGCCGGGCCGGCCCCGCGCGCATGTACGTGCTGGGCACGACGGCGACGGCGGTCGCCGCCCTGGCCCTGCTCGGCACGGTCCTCCTCGGGCTCGGCCTCGGCCCGCTGCTCGTCGTCCTCGCGCTGGTGTTGTTCTGCTACGGCGTGATCAGCCCGAACAGTTCGACCCTCGCGCTCACGGGCCACGGGGAGCGGGCCGGGACCGCGGCGGCCCTGCTCGGCATGTCGAGCTTCGCCGTCGGTCCGGTCGTCGCCCCGCTCGTCGCGCTCGGCGGCGATCCGGAGCTGACCATGGCCTGCACCATGGCCGTCGCCACCACCCTCGCCTGCGTCCTGGTGTGGGCCACGGTCCGCCCCCGCCTGCGGCGCTCCCAGGAGGCCCCCGCCACCGGCGAGCACCGGGCCGACGACGCCGGGGCGGCCCACGGCGCCCTGCGCTGA
- the hpaD gene encoding 3,4-dihydroxyphenylacetate 2,3-dioxygenase: protein MTLTPPDVVRSAYAQLAVTDLARARWFWVDMLGFHSQYEDESLLCLRGTDELTHHSLVLRKGETAALDHISYRVRTSEDVDRAEAYFTALGRPVRRVPKGAGTPGVGDAVRVIDPLGFPVEFFHDIERAERLIQRYDLRRGAEIARLDHFNICTPDIPAAYAHYEALGFGCSETIEGDEHELYAAWMYRKQTVHDVAFTGGAGPRLHHVGVATHESHQVLRTADLFGSLRQEHHIERGPGRHGVSNAFYLYLRDPDGHRVEIYTSDYYTGDPDHETYRWNVRDDRRRDFWGNAVIESWYKEASPVLDLDGRPVPVTESVLDESAVQVGADGLGIVEPAPQDD from the coding sequence ATGACCCTCACACCTCCTGACGTCGTCCGCTCCGCGTACGCCCAGCTCGCCGTCACCGACCTGGCCAGGGCCCGCTGGTTCTGGGTCGACATGCTCGGCTTCCACTCCCAGTACGAGGACGAGTCCCTGCTGTGCCTGCGCGGCACCGACGAACTCACCCACCACTCCCTGGTGCTGCGCAAGGGTGAGACGGCGGCCCTGGACCACATCTCCTACCGGGTGCGCACCAGCGAGGACGTCGACCGCGCCGAGGCGTACTTCACCGCGCTCGGCCGGCCCGTGCGTCGCGTGCCCAAGGGAGCGGGCACGCCGGGGGTCGGCGACGCCGTGCGCGTCATCGACCCGCTCGGCTTCCCGGTGGAGTTCTTCCACGACATCGAGCGCGCCGAGCGCCTCATCCAGCGCTACGACCTGCGCCGCGGCGCCGAGATAGCCCGCCTGGACCACTTCAACATCTGCACCCCCGACATCCCCGCCGCCTACGCCCACTACGAGGCGCTCGGCTTCGGCTGCTCGGAGACGATCGAGGGCGACGAGCACGAGCTGTACGCGGCCTGGATGTACCGCAAGCAGACCGTCCACGACGTGGCCTTCACCGGGGGCGCCGGCCCGCGCCTGCACCACGTGGGCGTGGCCACCCACGAGTCGCACCAGGTGCTGCGCACCGCCGACCTCTTCGGCTCGCTGCGCCAGGAGCACCACATCGAGCGGGGTCCGGGCCGGCACGGCGTCTCCAACGCCTTCTACCTCTACCTGCGCGACCCGGACGGCCACCGGGTGGAGATCTACACCTCCGACTACTACACCGGCGACCCGGACCACGAGACCTACCGGTGGAACGTCCGCGACGACCGCCGCCGGGACTTCTGGGGCAACGCGGTGATCGAGTCCTGGTACAAGGAGGCGTCCCCGGTCCTCGACCTGGACGGCCGCCCGGTGCCCGTCACCGAGTCCGTCCTGGACGAGTCCGCCGTCCAGGTCGGCGCCGACGGCCTCGGGATCGTCGAGCCGGCCCCGCAGGACGACTGA
- the hpaE gene encoding 5-carboxymethyl-2-hydroxymuconate semialdehyde dehydrogenase has product MSTNTTPSRPADLPTRIRHWIGGELTDSADGRTFPVSDPVSNAPYATAAAGASDDVDRAVAAASAAFPAWSKLGNRERARLLYRIADGVEAREERLAAFETFDSGLPITQARGQARRAAENFRYFADVIVAIGEEAFRAGDQQINYVVRTPVGVAGLITPWNTPFMLESWKLAPALASGCTLVLKPAEWTPLSASLWPEILDEAGVPSGVVNIVHGIGEEAGQALVDHPGVPLISFTGSTDTGRHIVRSSATHLKTTSMELGGKSPVVLFADADLDAALDSVVFGVFSLNGERCTAGSRVLVERPIYEEFTRRLAERAERVKVGLPADPATEVGALVHAEHYARVLGYVEIGQQEAKLVAGGGRPAHLPEGNYLQPTVFADVPRDARIFQEEIFGPVVAVAPFDDEAEAVELANATEYGLAAYVWTSDLKRGHRVAHAVESGMVWINSHNVRDLRTPFGGVKSSGLGREGGAHSIDFYTESKIVHVMLDQAHTPRFGA; this is encoded by the coding sequence ATGTCCACGAACACCACCCCGAGCCGCCCGGCCGACCTGCCCACCCGGATCCGCCACTGGATCGGCGGCGAACTCACCGACAGCGCCGACGGCCGCACGTTCCCCGTCAGCGACCCCGTCTCCAACGCCCCCTACGCCACCGCCGCGGCCGGCGCCAGCGACGACGTGGACCGCGCCGTCGCCGCCGCCTCGGCCGCCTTCCCCGCCTGGTCGAAGCTGGGCAACCGGGAGCGCGCCCGCCTCCTGTACCGGATCGCCGACGGCGTCGAGGCGCGCGAGGAGCGCCTCGCCGCCTTCGAGACCTTCGACTCCGGGCTGCCCATCACCCAGGCCCGCGGCCAGGCCCGGCGGGCGGCGGAGAACTTCCGCTACTTCGCCGACGTCATCGTCGCCATCGGCGAGGAGGCGTTCCGGGCCGGTGACCAGCAGATCAACTACGTCGTGCGCACCCCCGTCGGCGTCGCCGGCCTGATCACCCCCTGGAACACCCCGTTCATGCTGGAGAGCTGGAAGCTGGCCCCGGCGCTGGCCTCCGGCTGCACCCTGGTCCTCAAGCCCGCCGAGTGGACCCCGCTGTCCGCGAGCCTGTGGCCGGAGATCCTGGACGAGGCCGGCGTGCCCTCCGGCGTGGTCAACATCGTGCACGGCATCGGCGAGGAGGCCGGCCAGGCGCTGGTGGACCACCCCGGGGTCCCGCTGATCTCCTTCACCGGCTCAACCGACACCGGCCGGCACATCGTCCGCAGCTCCGCGACGCACCTGAAGACCACGTCGATGGAGCTGGGCGGCAAGTCCCCGGTCGTCCTCTTCGCCGACGCCGACCTGGACGCGGCGCTGGACTCGGTCGTCTTCGGCGTCTTCTCGCTCAACGGGGAGCGCTGCACCGCCGGCTCCCGCGTCCTGGTGGAGCGCCCGATCTACGAGGAGTTCACCCGCCGGCTGGCCGAGCGCGCCGAGCGCGTGAAGGTCGGCCTCCCGGCGGACCCGGCCACCGAGGTCGGCGCCCTGGTCCACGCCGAGCACTACGCGCGCGTCCTCGGCTACGTCGAGATCGGGCAGCAGGAGGCGAAGCTGGTGGCCGGCGGCGGACGCCCCGCGCACCTGCCGGAGGGCAACTACCTCCAGCCCACCGTCTTCGCCGACGTCCCGCGCGACGCCCGCATCTTCCAGGAGGAGATCTTCGGCCCGGTCGTGGCCGTGGCCCCCTTCGACGACGAGGCCGAGGCCGTGGAGCTGGCCAACGCCACCGAGTACGGGCTCGCCGCCTACGTGTGGACCTCCGACCTCAAGCGCGGGCACCGCGTCGCCCACGCCGTCGAGTCCGGCATGGTGTGGATCAACTCCCACAACGTCCGTGACCTGCGCACTCCCTTCGGCGGGGTCAAGTCATCCGGCCTTGGCCGCGAGGGCGGTGCGCATAGTATCGACTTCTACACCGAGTCGAAGATCGTGCACGTCATGCTCGACCAGGCCCACACCCCCCGCTTCGGCGCGTGA
- the dapA gene encoding 4-hydroxy-tetrahydrodipicolinate synthase, translating to MKFRTDPATIRGSIAPLVTPFTADGAVDHDSLRGLVRWQLESGSHGISLGGSTGEPSAQSAAERIAAMRTAAAEIGDRVPFLPGTGSHKLDETLEITAAARELGADAALVITPYYARPTQEALYQWYATVAREFPDLPLVAYNVPSRTAVDIAPDTVRRLFTDFDNFVGVKETTKDFEHFSRVLHACGRELLVWSGIELLCLPLLALGGAGFVSAVANLAPTAVARMYELWEAGDHEAARELHYRLHPLVDLLFVETNPAPAKWVLEQQGRIASHHVRPPLTPPTEGGLARIRALLAEGGDLTQQL from the coding sequence ATGAAGTTCCGCACCGACCCCGCCACCATCCGCGGGTCCATCGCCCCCCTGGTCACGCCGTTCACCGCGGACGGCGCGGTGGACCACGACAGCCTGCGGGGCCTGGTCCGCTGGCAGTTGGAGTCCGGCTCACACGGCATCTCGCTGGGCGGTTCGACCGGCGAACCCTCCGCGCAGAGCGCCGCCGAGCGCATCGCCGCCATGCGCACCGCCGCCGCCGAGATCGGCGACCGGGTGCCGTTCCTGCCCGGCACCGGCTCGCACAAGCTGGACGAGACGCTGGAGATCACCGCGGCGGCCAGGGAACTGGGCGCCGACGCCGCCCTGGTCATCACCCCGTACTACGCGCGCCCCACCCAGGAGGCGCTGTACCAGTGGTACGCCACCGTGGCCCGCGAGTTCCCCGACCTGCCGCTGGTCGCCTACAACGTGCCCTCGCGCACCGCCGTGGACATCGCGCCGGACACGGTGCGGCGGCTGTTCACCGACTTCGACAACTTCGTCGGCGTCAAGGAGACCACCAAGGACTTCGAGCACTTCTCCCGCGTCCTGCACGCCTGCGGCCGCGAACTGCTCGTGTGGTCCGGCATCGAGTTGCTGTGCCTGCCGCTGCTCGCGCTCGGCGGGGCCGGCTTCGTCTCCGCCGTCGCCAACCTGGCGCCCACCGCCGTGGCCCGGATGTACGAGCTGTGGGAGGCCGGCGACCACGAGGCCGCGCGGGAGCTGCACTACCGCCTGCACCCCCTGGTCGACCTGCTGTTCGTCGAGACCAACCCGGCCCCGGCCAAGTGGGTACTGGAGCAGCAGGGCCGCATCGCCTCACACCACGTACGTCCCCCGCTCACCCCGCCCACCGAGGGCGGCCTCGCCCGCATCCGCGCCCTGCTCGCCGAGGGCGGCGACCTCACCCAGCAGCTCTGA
- a CDS encoding fumarylacetoacetate hydrolase family protein, translating into MPHPLGTQPSKIIAVHLNYPCRARERGRVPDQPSYFLKPPSSLAGTGDAIARPSGCELMSFEGEIALVIGRRAHRVSPELGWSHVAWVTAANDAGAYDLRYADRGSNLRSKGADGFTPIGPRLLDATALDPAALRLRTWVGGELVQDADTATLLFPFGTLIADLSRLVTLEPGDVILTGTPAGASVVSPGDTVEVEVSAPDQGLTSGRLRNQVTDAEHPLAEWGAMPRVDAALRADAWGPAHREEATLDKAIADALRGLATATLSSQLRKRGFQHMTIDGLRATKPGGKLVGTAHTLRYLPLREDLFARYGNGMNAQKRAVEELRPGQVLVMDARRDPTSGTIGDILALRAQVRGAAGIVTDGGLRDSAAVADLDLPTYYAAEHPAVLGRRHVPWDTGVPIACGGALVQPGDILVGDADGVVVVPPDLAGELVADSVEQEARERFIAERVAAGEAIEGLYPLGPTWQAAYQQWRDTRP; encoded by the coding sequence ATGCCGCATCCGCTGGGAACCCAGCCCTCGAAGATCATCGCCGTCCACCTCAACTACCCCTGCCGGGCCAGGGAACGCGGACGCGTCCCCGACCAGCCGTCCTACTTCCTCAAGCCCCCCTCCTCGCTGGCCGGCACGGGCGACGCCATCGCGCGGCCCAGCGGCTGTGAACTGATGTCCTTCGAGGGCGAGATCGCCCTGGTCATCGGCCGCCGCGCGCACCGCGTCAGCCCGGAGCTGGGGTGGAGCCACGTCGCCTGGGTGACGGCGGCCAACGACGCCGGCGCGTACGACCTGCGCTACGCCGACCGCGGCTCCAACCTCCGCTCCAAGGGCGCCGACGGCTTCACCCCCATCGGCCCCCGGCTCCTGGACGCCACCGCGCTCGACCCCGCCGCCCTGCGACTGCGCACCTGGGTGGGCGGCGAACTGGTGCAGGACGCCGACACCGCGACCCTGCTCTTCCCGTTCGGCACCCTGATAGCCGACCTGTCGCGGCTGGTCACCCTGGAGCCCGGGGACGTGATCCTCACCGGCACCCCGGCCGGCGCCTCCGTGGTATCGCCCGGCGACACCGTCGAGGTCGAGGTCAGCGCCCCGGACCAGGGACTGACCAGCGGCCGGTTGCGCAACCAGGTCACCGACGCGGAACACCCGTTGGCGGAATGGGGCGCCATGCCGCGCGTGGACGCCGCGCTGCGGGCCGACGCCTGGGGCCCGGCCCACCGTGAGGAGGCCACTCTCGACAAGGCGATCGCCGACGCGCTGCGCGGCCTGGCCACCGCCACCCTCAGCTCCCAGTTGCGCAAGCGCGGCTTCCAGCACATGACGATCGACGGACTGCGCGCCACCAAGCCGGGCGGCAAGCTCGTCGGCACCGCACACACCCTGCGCTACCTGCCGCTGCGCGAGGACCTGTTCGCGCGGTACGGCAACGGCATGAACGCGCAGAAACGCGCCGTCGAGGAACTGCGCCCGGGCCAGGTGCTGGTGATGGACGCGCGCCGCGACCCCACCTCCGGCACCATCGGCGACATCCTGGCGCTGCGGGCCCAGGTGCGCGGCGCGGCCGGCATCGTCACCGACGGCGGCCTGCGCGACAGCGCCGCGGTGGCCGACCTGGACCTTCCCACGTACTACGCCGCCGAGCACCCCGCCGTCCTCGGGCGCCGGCACGTCCCCTGGGACACCGGCGTGCCCATCGCCTGCGGCGGGGCGCTCGTACAGCCCGGCGACATCCTCGTCGGCGACGCCGACGGCGTCGTCGTCGTCCCGCCCGACCTGGCCGGCGAACTCGTCGCCGACAGCGTCGAACAGGAAGCGCGGGAGCGGTTCATCGCCGAGCGGGTGGCGGCGGGCGAGGCCATCGAGGGCCTGTACCCGCTCGGCCCCACCTGGCAGGCGGCCTACCAGCAGTGGCGCGACACCCGACCGTGA